Part of the Catalinimonas alkaloidigena genome is shown below.
ATTTTTATGGGTTTACCTGAGGGCATAAATGCATCTGCTGAAACTGCTAAAGGTAAAAATCCTACGATCACTTTAGAGAGTTATGATAAGCAGTTGATCGGACAGGTAGCTGCAAAGATAAAATCCCTGAGACCTGTAGAACCCTATAAAGGTAAAGGTGTAAGGTTTGTAGGAGAAAGAATCAGACGTAAGGCTGGTAAGACGGCAAGTAAATAATTATACCAATGGCTGTTAGTAATAAAAAGCTTCAAAGAAGACTTAAGATAAGAAAAAGTATCCGCAGAAAGCTGAGCGGAACTACTGAACGTCCTCGTTTGTCAGTATATAAGAGTAATAAAGCTATTTATGCCCAGATTATCAATGATGAACTTGGTAATACCTTAGCCTATGCAACCTCACTAGAAATGGAAGCCAATAATGCTAATTTAGATATTGCCAA
Proteins encoded:
- the rplR gene encoding 50S ribosomal protein L18 codes for the protein MAVSNKKLQRRLKIRKSIRRKLSGTTERPRLSVYKSNKAIYAQIINDELGNTLAYATSLEMEANNANLDIAKEVGKKIAEKAVANGISQVVFDRGGYIYHGKVKALAEGAREGGLKF